GCGTTGTAGTTCACCCAGCCGTCTTCCGTGGGCCAGTTCAGGGACAGGTACTGCAGCCCGGCCGATATGGCGTTGGGGAACACGTCCCAGGTGGTGGGCACGATGCGCAGCCACTGCCCGGTGGCGAAAATGACGATGATGAAGATGAGCCCGTTGAGCACCCACAACGCGTCCAGGGTCAGGTGGAACCACAGGTCCAGGCTGATCTTGACGGGTGCGTTACGCGTCTTGATCAGCCCCTTGTTGTTCCGTGTCCAGTGTGCCGGCGGCCGCTTGGCGGTGCGGACCTGCCAGCCCGAGCGGATGATCAGCACGATGAAGAACATGTTTAAAAAGTGCTGCCAGCCCAGCCACGCCGGAAAACCGACGGGCGTGGTGGCCGGAAGCTCAGACTGCCCCCGGTAGGTCACCATCCACGACTTCACGGCGTCGAGGCCGGTGAACCAGCGGGCGGCAAGGACCAGGACCAGGAGGGCGATCACAATGGAGCCGGCAACAATGGCCGGTTTGGCCCACCTGGTGCCGGCCTGCTTTTTCGTGGGGGTCGACATGGATTCACTTACCTCTTTCAAGAACGTTCCTGCTGCCACATTAACCCGGAAACCTCCGGCGGCGTTCACCGTTCATTTGTAACAGCTGTACGGCCGCCCGCGGACACCGGCCGTAACAGGCCGTCAGCCCTGCTATGGACGGGCAGCCAGGGCCTCGATCAATTGCGGCACCACCTTGAACACGTCGCCCACAATGCCGAAGTCGG
This genomic stretch from Arthrobacter dokdonellae harbors:
- a CDS encoding cytochrome b/b6 domain-containing protein encodes the protein MSTPTKKQAGTRWAKPAIVAGSIVIALLVLVLAARWFTGLDAVKSWMVTYRGQSELPATTPVGFPAWLGWQHFLNMFFIVLIIRSGWQVRTAKRPPAHWTRNNKGLIKTRNAPVKISLDLWFHLTLDALWVLNGLIFIIVIFATGQWLRIVPTTWDVFPNAISAGLQYLSLNWPTEDGWVNYNALQLLTYFATVFIAAPLAILTGIRMSGAWPKNAKRLNRVYPIELARLVHFPVMIYFVLFIIVHVTLVLATGALRNLNHMYGSSDAVNWWGFGIFALSLLVTAGAWFAARPLFLRPIASLTGKVTK